The following nucleotide sequence is from Pseudomonas sp. RC10.
TCTGCACCAGTGCGGCCTGCCGAAGAAAATGGCTCTCGAGCTGTTCAAGCCGTTCATTTTCGGCAAGCTGGAAATGCGTGGTCTGGCGACCACCATCAAAGCCGCCAAGAAAATGGTCGAGCGTGAACTGCCAGAGGTCTGGGACGTTCTTGCAGAAGTGATTCGCGAACACCCAGTGCTGCTCAACCGTGCACCAACCCTTCACCGTCTGGGTATCCAGGCGTTTGAGCCGGTATTGATCGAAGGTAAGGCAATCCAGCTGCACCCGCTGGTTTGTGCGGCATACAACGCCGACTTCGACGGTGACCAGATGGCTGTTCACGTACCGCTCACGCTGGAAGCCCAGCTGGAAGCGCGTGCGTTGATGATGTCCACCAACAACATTCTGTCGCCAGCGAACGGTGAGCCAATCATCGTTCCGTCTCAGGACGTTGTATTGGGTCTTTATTACATGACCCGTGAGGCGATCAATGCTAAGGGCGAAGGCCGCGTATTCGCGGACCTGCAAGAAGTCGATCGCGTATTCCGCGCCGGCGAAGCCGCCCTGCACGCGAAAATCAAGGTTCGTATCAACGAGACCGTGAATGATCGCGATGGTGGCAGCGTCAAGAACACTCGTATCGTCGACACGACTGTCGGACGTGCGCTGCTGTTCCAGGTGGTTCCGCCGGGTCTGTCGTACGACGTCGTCAACCAGCCGATGAAGAAAAAGGCGATCTCAAAACTGATCAACCAATGCTACCGCGTGGTTGGTCTGAAAGAGACCGTGATCTTCGCTGACCAGTTGATGTACACCGGTTTTGCCTATTCGACGATTTCGGGTGTCTCGATCGGCGTTAACGACTTCGTTATCCCGGATGAAAAAGCTCGCATCATCGATGCTGCGACCGAAGAAGTTAAAGAAATCGAAAGCCAGTATGCGTCCGGCCTGGTTACTCAGGGCGAGAAGTACAACAAGGTGATCGACCTTTGGTCCAAGGCGAACGATGAAGTCTCCAAGGCGATGATGTCCAACCTCTCGAAAGAGAAGGTTGTCGACCGTCACGGCGAGACTGTGGACCAAGAGTCCTTCAACTCGATGTACATGATGGCTGACTCGGGTGCGCGGGGTTCCGCAGCCCAGATTCGCCAGTTGGCCGGTATGCGTGGTCTGATGGCCAAGCCAGACGGCTCGATCATCGAGACGCCAATTACAGCGAACTTCCGTGAAGGTCTGAGCGTACTGCAGTACTTCATCTCGACTCACGGTGCTCGTAAAGGTCTCGCGGATACCGCGTTGAAAACCGCTAACTCCGGTTACCTGACACGTCGTTTGGTAGACGTAGCGCAAGACTTGGTTGTCACCGAAGTCGATTGCGGTACGGAGCAAGGTCTGCTCATGACGCCGCACATTGAAGGCGGCGACGTTGTCGAGCCTTTGGGTGAGCGCGTACTGGGTCGTGTAATTGCCCGTGACGTGTTCAAGCCGGGTACTGAGGACGTTATCGTGCCGGCTGGTACGTTGGTGGACGAGAAGTGGGTTGAATTCATCGAGCTGAACAGCATCGACGAAGTCATCGTACGTTCGCCAATCAGCTGCGAAACTCGTTACGGGATTTGCGCGAAGTGCTATGGCCGTGATCTTGCACGTGGTCACCAGGTAAACATTGGTGAAGCTGTCGGTGTAATTGCCGCTCAGTCGATCGGTGAGCCAGGTACACAGCTGACCATGCGTACGTTCCACATCGGTGGTGCGGCCAGTCGTACTTCTGCAGCCGACAGCGTTCAGGTCAAAAACGGCGGTATTGTCCGCCTGCATAACCTGAAGCATGTTGAGCGTCTGGATGGCAATCTGGTGGCGGTATCGCGTTCCGGCGAGCTTGCCATTGCTGACGAGTTCGGTCGTGAGCGTGAACGCTACAAACTGCCTTACGGTGCAGTGATTTCGGTGAAAGAAGGTGACAAGGTTGATGCTGGCTCGATCGTAGCCAAGTGGGACCCGCACACTCACCCGATCGTTACCGAAATGAAAGGTACCGTGACCTACGTGGGCATGGAAGAAGGTATTACGATCAAGCGCCAGACCGACGAACTGACCGGTTTGACCAACATCGAAGTACTGGATGCCAAAGACCGTCCGGCAGCGGGCAAAGACATTCGTCCTGCGGTCAAGATGGTGGGTGTCGACGGTAAGGATCTGTTGCTGCCGGGTACGGACGTTCCGGCTCAGTACTTCCTGCCTGCGAACGCTTTGGTCGGCGTCGCGGACGGCGCTCAAGTGGGGGTGGGTGATGTTATTGCCCGTATTCCACAAGAGACGTCCAAGACTCGTGACATCACCGGTGGTCTGCCGCGCGTTGCGGACTTGTTCGAAGCGCGTCGTCCGAAAGAAGCGTCGATCCTGGCAGAGGTCAGCGGTACGATCGCGTTTGGTAAAGAGACTAAAGGTAAGCGTCGCCTGGTCATCACTCCGAATGACGGTAGTGATCCGTACGAAGAGCTGATTCCGAAGTGGCGTCACCTGAACGTCTTTGAAGGTGAGCAAGTTAACCGCGGTGAGGTTATCTCCGACGGTCCTAGCGATCCACACGATATCCTGCGCTTGCTGGGTGTCAGTGCGCTGGCGAAGTACATCGTCAACGAGATTCAGGATGTTTACCGTCTGCAGGGCGTGAAGATCAACGACAAGCACATTGAAACGATCCTTCGTCAGATGCTGCGTAAAGTCGAGATCAGCGAGTCGGGCGATTCAAGCTTCATCAAGGGTGACCAGATGGAGTTGACGCACGTACTGGTCGAGAACGAGCGTCTGGCGCAGGACGAGAAATTCATTTCGAAATTCACTCGTGTGCTGCTCGGTATTACCAAGGCGTCGCTGTCCACCGAATCGTTCATCTCGGCGGCTTCCTTCCAGGAAACCACTCGCGTTCTGACCGAGGCGGCGGTAACGGGCAAGCGCGATTACCTGCGCGGCCTGAAAGAAAACGTGGTGGTGGGTCGTCTGATCCCGGCCGGTACCGGTTTGGCCTATCACAGCGAGCGTAAGCGTCGTCGTGATGCTGACAAGCCGTTGCGTGTGAGCGCGAGCGAAGTTGAAGCCGCGCTGACCGAAGCGTTGAACTCAAGCAGTAATTGAGAGTAGGGCCCTGATTTTCATGTCCGCCCATCACTGACAGGCTGTTGCTGTGAGGGCGGGTGGTCATGAGGTCGGGGCTTTGCCTTGACTGGGGGAAGGATCGTCTTTAGACTCTTGTACCCCTAAATCTGGCGGGACAATGTCCTGCCATTTTGCTTTTCTTGTAAGACAATAGCGTCGCAAGACAACAGTGGAGCTAGTAGATGGCAACTATCAACCAGCTGGTACGTCAGCCGCGTAAGCGTATCGTCGAGAAATCCGACGTGCCTGCGCTGCAGAACTGCCCGCAACGTCGTGGCGTGTGCACTCGCGTGTACACCACTACGCCGAAAAAACCTAACTCGGCACTGCGTAAAGTATGCCGTGTGCGTCTGACCAACGGTTTCGAGGTTTCCTCGTACATCGGTGGTGAAGGCCACAACCTGCAAGAGCACAGCGTCGTCCTGATTCGTGGCGGCCGT
It contains:
- the rpoC gene encoding DNA-directed RNA polymerase subunit beta', encoding MKDLLNLLKNQGQVEEFDAIRIGLASPEMIRSWSFGEVKKPETINYRTFKPERDGLFCAKIFGPVKDYECLCGKYKRLKHRGVICEKCGVEVALAKVRRERMAHIELASPVAHIWFLKSLPSRIGLLMDMTLRDIERVLYFESYVVIDPGMTTLEKGQLLNDEQYFEALEEFGDDFDARMGAEAVRELLHAIDLEHEIGRLREEIPQTNSETKIKKLSKRLKLMEAFQGSGNLPEWMVLTVLPVLPPDLRPLVPLDGGRFATSDLNDLYRRVINRNNRLKRLLDLSAPDIIVRNEKRMLQEAVDALLDNGRRGRAITGSNKRPLKSLADMIKGKQGRFRQNLLGKRVDYSGRSVITVGPTLRLHQCGLPKKMALELFKPFIFGKLEMRGLATTIKAAKKMVERELPEVWDVLAEVIREHPVLLNRAPTLHRLGIQAFEPVLIEGKAIQLHPLVCAAYNADFDGDQMAVHVPLTLEAQLEARALMMSTNNILSPANGEPIIVPSQDVVLGLYYMTREAINAKGEGRVFADLQEVDRVFRAGEAALHAKIKVRINETVNDRDGGSVKNTRIVDTTVGRALLFQVVPPGLSYDVVNQPMKKKAISKLINQCYRVVGLKETVIFADQLMYTGFAYSTISGVSIGVNDFVIPDEKARIIDAATEEVKEIESQYASGLVTQGEKYNKVIDLWSKANDEVSKAMMSNLSKEKVVDRHGETVDQESFNSMYMMADSGARGSAAQIRQLAGMRGLMAKPDGSIIETPITANFREGLSVLQYFISTHGARKGLADTALKTANSGYLTRRLVDVAQDLVVTEVDCGTEQGLLMTPHIEGGDVVEPLGERVLGRVIARDVFKPGTEDVIVPAGTLVDEKWVEFIELNSIDEVIVRSPISCETRYGICAKCYGRDLARGHQVNIGEAVGVIAAQSIGEPGTQLTMRTFHIGGAASRTSAADSVQVKNGGIVRLHNLKHVERLDGNLVAVSRSGELAIADEFGRERERYKLPYGAVISVKEGDKVDAGSIVAKWDPHTHPIVTEMKGTVTYVGMEEGITIKRQTDELTGLTNIEVLDAKDRPAAGKDIRPAVKMVGVDGKDLLLPGTDVPAQYFLPANALVGVADGAQVGVGDVIARIPQETSKTRDITGGLPRVADLFEARRPKEASILAEVSGTIAFGKETKGKRRLVITPNDGSDPYEELIPKWRHLNVFEGEQVNRGEVISDGPSDPHDILRLLGVSALAKYIVNEIQDVYRLQGVKINDKHIETILRQMLRKVEISESGDSSFIKGDQMELTHVLVENERLAQDEKFISKFTRVLLGITKASLSTESFISAASFQETTRVLTEAAVTGKRDYLRGLKENVVVGRLIPAGTGLAYHSERKRRRDADKPLRVSASEVEAALTEALNSSSN
- the rpsL gene encoding 30S ribosomal protein S12, giving the protein MATINQLVRQPRKRIVEKSDVPALQNCPQRRGVCTRVYTTTPKKPNSALRKVCRVRLTNGFEVSSYIGGEGHNLQEHSVVLIRGGRVKDLPGVRYHTVRGSLDTSGVKGRNQGRSKYGTKRPK